A genomic region of Streptosporangium lutulentum contains the following coding sequences:
- a CDS encoding ABC transporter permease has protein sequence MTEGTLSPKPIAKWNSGRADRRRRLWRRFRRRPMPMIGLTLVLTFLALAVFGPLISGDPAAQDYLATLMPPSLDHLLGTDDLGRDAFARVASGAQTSLQAGVLSTLLAMVVGIPIGLAAGFYRRWLDSIVMRLVDTTLAFPFLVFAVGLAAILGPSLRGVVFALSFAQLPAVIRITRGEVLAIREMDYVAAAIADGANDAHLLFRYILPNSASPLIVQATVAIPTAIIGEATLSFLGLGVQPPTPSWGVMLSDAQQYLDQAPWLAIWPGLLIALATLGFNLLGDGLRDILDPRSGP, from the coding sequence GTGACTGAAGGGACACTTTCCCCCAAGCCGATCGCGAAGTGGAACTCGGGCCGGGCGGATCGCCGCCGCAGGCTCTGGCGCCGGTTCCGGCGCCGCCCGATGCCCATGATCGGCCTGACGCTCGTCCTGACGTTCCTGGCACTGGCCGTCTTCGGACCCCTGATCAGCGGCGACCCCGCGGCTCAGGACTACCTGGCGACCCTGATGCCGCCCTCGCTCGACCACCTGCTGGGCACCGACGATCTCGGCCGCGACGCGTTCGCCCGGGTCGCGTCGGGAGCCCAGACCTCGCTCCAGGCAGGAGTGCTGTCCACGCTGCTGGCGATGGTCGTCGGCATCCCGATCGGGCTGGCGGCCGGCTTCTACCGGCGGTGGCTCGACTCGATCGTGATGCGGCTGGTCGACACGACGCTGGCCTTCCCGTTCCTGGTGTTCGCCGTGGGACTGGCCGCGATCCTGGGCCCCTCGCTGCGCGGCGTCGTCTTCGCGCTCTCGTTCGCCCAGCTTCCCGCGGTCATCCGGATCACCCGCGGCGAGGTGCTCGCGATCCGGGAGATGGACTACGTGGCGGCGGCGATCGCCGACGGCGCGAACGACGCTCATCTCCTGTTCCGCTACATCCTGCCCAACTCCGCCAGCCCGCTCATCGTCCAGGCCACCGTGGCGATCCCCACCGCGATCATCGGTGAGGCCACGCTGTCGTTCCTCGGGCTGGGCGTGCAACCACCGACGCCGTCATGGGGCGTGATGCTCAGCGACGCGCAGCAGTACCTCGACCAGGCTCCGTGGCTGGCGATCTGGCCCGGTCTCCTGATCGCGCTGGCCACGCTCGGCTTCAACCTGCTCGGAGACGGGCTGCGCGACATCCTCGACCCCAGGAGCGGCCCATGA
- the glnA gene encoding type I glutamate--ammonia ligase yields MFNSAEDVLKFIADEGVQFVDVRFTDLPGTTHHFTFPTENFGAGVFTEGLMFDGSSIRGFQAIHESDMLLLPDPSTAVLDPFRQHKTLNINFFVHDPLTGEAYSRDPRNVARKAEEFLKGTGIADTVYFGPEAEFYIFDDVRFETNAHSSYYHIDSIEGAWNSGKAQEGGNLGYKPRFKGGYFPVPPMDHFTDLRSEMVRKLIEAGIDVEMQHHEVGTAGQAEIDFRFNTLLKAADTLMLYKYIVKSTAQKYGHTVTFMPKPIFGDNGSGMHCHQSLWKDGAPLFYDEVGYAGLSDTARYYIGGLLKHAPSLLAFTNPTVNSYHRLVPGYEAPVNLVYSQRNRSACIRIPITGSNPKAKRIEFRVPDPSCNPYFAFAAQLMAGIDGIRNKIEPVEPVDKDLYELPPEEARNIPQVPGSLPEVLAALEADHEYLLEGGVFTPDLIETWITYKRENEIDPIRLRPHPHEFELYYDV; encoded by the coding sequence GTGTTCAACTCCGCTGAAGACGTCCTGAAGTTCATCGCGGACGAAGGAGTGCAGTTCGTTGACGTCAGGTTCACCGACCTGCCGGGGACGACGCACCACTTCACGTTCCCCACGGAGAACTTCGGCGCCGGTGTCTTCACCGAAGGTCTCATGTTCGACGGCTCGTCGATCCGCGGTTTCCAGGCGATTCACGAGTCGGACATGCTCCTGCTCCCCGACCCGTCCACGGCCGTGCTCGACCCCTTCCGGCAGCACAAGACGCTGAACATCAACTTCTTCGTGCACGACCCGCTGACCGGTGAGGCCTACAGCCGCGACCCGCGCAACGTCGCCCGCAAGGCCGAGGAGTTCCTCAAGGGCACCGGCATCGCCGACACGGTCTACTTCGGCCCCGAGGCCGAGTTCTACATCTTCGACGACGTGCGCTTCGAGACCAACGCGCACTCGAGCTACTACCACATCGACTCGATCGAAGGCGCCTGGAACAGCGGTAAGGCCCAGGAGGGCGGCAACCTCGGTTACAAGCCGCGCTTCAAGGGCGGCTACTTCCCGGTTCCGCCGATGGACCACTTCACCGACCTGCGCTCGGAGATGGTCCGCAAGCTCATCGAGGCGGGCATCGACGTCGAGATGCAGCACCACGAGGTCGGCACGGCCGGTCAGGCCGAGATCGACTTCCGGTTCAACACGCTGCTCAAGGCAGCCGACACCCTGATGCTGTACAAGTACATCGTCAAGAGCACGGCTCAGAAGTACGGCCACACGGTCACCTTCATGCCCAAGCCCATCTTCGGCGACAACGGTTCCGGCATGCACTGCCACCAGTCGCTCTGGAAGGACGGCGCGCCGCTCTTCTACGACGAGGTCGGCTACGCGGGCCTGTCCGACACCGCCCGCTACTACATCGGCGGCCTGCTCAAGCACGCCCCGTCGCTGCTGGCGTTCACCAACCCGACCGTGAACTCCTACCACCGCCTGGTCCCCGGTTACGAGGCCCCGGTCAACCTGGTCTACTCCCAGCGCAACCGCTCGGCGTGCATCCGCATCCCGATCACGGGCTCCAACCCGAAGGCCAAGCGCATCGAGTTCCGCGTCCCGGACCCGTCGTGCAACCCGTACTTCGCCTTCGCCGCCCAGCTCATGGCCGGCATCGACGGCATCCGCAACAAGATCGAGCCGGTCGAGCCGGTCGACAAGGACCTGTACGAGCTTCCCCCCGAGGAGGCCCGTAACATCCCGCAGGTCCCGGGCTCGCTCCCCGAGGTGCTGGCCGCCCTTGAGGCAGACCACGAATACCTGCTGGAAGGCGGCGTGTTCACGCCGGACCTGATCGAGACCTGGATCACCTACAAGCGTGAGAACGAGATCGACCCGATCCGCCTGCGCCCGCACCCGCACGAGTTCGAGCTGTACTACGACGTCTGA
- a CDS encoding LLM class flavin-dependent oxidoreductase, which translates to MRLGVMFDRALPPESLIPFCRHLDAAEVDDVWVVEDLGWTGSVSSAATALAVTERLRVGIGIAPAPLRNPALLAMEFGNLARLHPHRLAAGIGHGVQDWMRQVGALPSSPLALLEETVVTVRALLRGETVTLQGRAVHLDGVSLVHPPAVPPPVLAGVVRPRSLELSGRVAQGTILPEGVGDAQIGEARKLIGGGDHELVVFTHLYIGEDAATVASLAADSAEFLRVDPGEVVMATGSPEAAADQVRSLWEAGADTVVVRPFGPDPLPQVDLLLAELH; encoded by the coding sequence ATGCGTCTCGGCGTGATGTTCGACCGTGCCCTTCCCCCCGAGTCCCTCATCCCCTTCTGCCGTCACCTGGACGCGGCCGAGGTCGACGACGTCTGGGTGGTGGAGGATCTGGGCTGGACCGGCTCCGTCTCGTCGGCGGCCACCGCGCTCGCCGTCACCGAGCGGCTCCGCGTGGGCATCGGGATCGCTCCCGCGCCGCTGCGCAACCCGGCCCTGCTCGCCATGGAGTTCGGCAACCTGGCCCGGCTGCACCCGCACCGCCTCGCCGCCGGGATCGGCCACGGCGTCCAGGACTGGATGCGCCAGGTGGGCGCCCTCCCGTCCTCGCCGCTGGCGTTGCTGGAGGAGACCGTCGTGACCGTGCGCGCGCTGCTTCGCGGTGAGACGGTCACCCTCCAGGGCCGGGCCGTCCACCTCGACGGGGTGAGCCTGGTGCATCCGCCCGCCGTTCCGCCTCCGGTTCTCGCCGGAGTGGTACGGCCCCGCTCGCTGGAGCTGTCGGGGCGGGTGGCCCAGGGCACGATCCTGCCCGAGGGGGTCGGCGACGCGCAGATCGGGGAGGCCCGGAAGCTGATCGGCGGCGGCGATCACGAGCTGGTGGTGTTCACCCACCTGTACATCGGTGAGGACGCCGCGACGGTGGCGAGTCTGGCGGCCGACTCGGCGGAGTTCCTGCGCGTCGATCCGGGCGAGGTCGTGATGGCGACGGGCTCCCCCGAGGCCGCCGCCGACCAGGTCAGGTCGCTGTGGGAGGCGGGAGCCGACACGGTGGTGGTCCGCCCGTTCGGTCCGGACCCTCTCCCCCAGGTCGACCTGCTCCTGGCGGAGCTCCACTGA
- a CDS encoding ABC transporter ATP-binding protein: MTSPAAEPILQVGELVKHYGAGRGNVVHAVDGVSLSIGPGEVLGLVGESGSGKSTVGKCILRLTEPTSGTIHLVGRDITHLSRRALRPLRRDVHIVFQDPYSSLNPRFTIGQIVGEPLRRHGIARGGEASRQVAAMLERVGLSAETLNRFPHELSGGQRQRVSLARALILEPKLVVADEPVSALDVSVQASVLNLITDLQRDMGFSCLFITHDLSVVEFLADRIAVMYLGRIVETGPTAEIFAEPRHPYTQALLSAAPIPDPVKQRQRRRVVLGGEVPSPLDPPPGCRFHTRCPVAVDRCRTEVPELRDLRLGDHPVACHLVTPDHVPDATATAK, encoded by the coding sequence GTGACGTCACCCGCGGCAGAGCCGATCCTGCAGGTCGGCGAGCTGGTCAAGCACTACGGCGCCGGACGGGGGAACGTGGTCCACGCCGTGGACGGCGTGTCGCTGTCCATCGGACCGGGAGAGGTCCTCGGCCTGGTCGGTGAGTCGGGCAGCGGGAAGTCCACCGTCGGAAAGTGCATCCTGCGCCTGACCGAGCCCACCTCGGGGACCATCCACCTCGTGGGCCGCGACATCACGCACCTGTCCCGCCGGGCGCTGCGCCCGCTCCGGCGTGATGTCCACATCGTGTTCCAGGACCCCTACTCCTCCCTCAACCCACGTTTCACGATCGGGCAGATCGTCGGCGAGCCGCTGCGGCGGCACGGCATCGCCCGGGGCGGCGAGGCGTCGAGGCAGGTCGCGGCGATGCTGGAGCGGGTCGGGCTGAGCGCCGAGACGCTGAACCGCTTCCCCCACGAGCTGTCCGGCGGGCAGCGCCAGCGGGTGAGCCTCGCCCGGGCCCTGATCCTGGAGCCCAAGCTGGTGGTGGCCGACGAGCCGGTGTCGGCGCTGGATGTCTCCGTACAGGCCTCGGTGCTCAACCTGATCACCGACCTGCAGCGGGACATGGGTTTCTCCTGTCTGTTCATCACCCATGACCTTTCGGTCGTGGAGTTCCTGGCCGATCGGATCGCCGTCATGTATCTCGGGCGGATCGTGGAGACGGGGCCGACCGCGGAGATCTTCGCCGAACCGCGGCATCCGTACACCCAGGCGCTGCTGTCGGCCGCGCCGATCCCGGACCCGGTCAAGCAGAGACAGCGGCGTCGCGTCGTGCTCGGAGGCGAGGTGCCGAGCCCGCTCGACCCGCCGCCCGGCTGCCGCTTCCACACACGCTGCCCGGTCGCGGTCGACCGGTGCCGTACGGAGGTACCCGAACTCCGGGACCTTCGCCTCGGCGATCACCCGGTAGCCTGCCACCTCGTCACACCCGACCACGTGCCCGACGCCACCGCCACCGCGAAATGA
- a CDS encoding gamma-glutamyltransferase family protein, which translates to MVASTHWLASATGMSVLERGGNAFDAAVAAGFVLQVAEPHLNGPGGEVPILLWNEAEQKVSVVSGQGVAPAAATVDRFTGLGLDLVPGTGLLAATVPGAFGAWMLMLERWGTWTLADVLEPVISYAENGVPVLDRVAGTIEAVEQMFTEDWPTSAATWLPDGRVPEAGSRLANPVLAATYRRLVAEAEAASPTREGQIAAARDSWYRGFVAEAIAKFCAETAWKDTSGKVHGGLLTAEDLAGWEATVEDPLTFDYHGHTVCKTGPWGQGPAFLQQLALLSGFDLSGMGHLSADYIHTIIECSKLAFADREAWYGDPDHADVPVETLLGEAYNAERRALVGPLADAGALRPGSPDGRAPRLTTRAPGDTAPAGTTSFAGAGEPTVRSDGRVRGDTCHLDVVDRHGNMVSATPSGGWLQSSPTIPDLGFCLGTRAQMFWLEEGLPNSLRPGARPRTTLSPSFALRDGKPWMAFGTPGGDQQDQWSLNFFLSVVHGGLNLQEAVDAPMFHSEHFPSSFFPRESRPGVMMIEDRVDPAVVEELRRRGHQVEVQESWSLGRLSAVTRDAEPSGFLRAAANPRGAQGYAAGR; encoded by the coding sequence ATGGTGGCCAGTACCCACTGGCTGGCCTCGGCTACCGGGATGAGCGTGCTGGAGCGCGGCGGAAACGCCTTCGACGCGGCGGTGGCCGCCGGTTTTGTCCTCCAGGTGGCCGAGCCGCATTTGAACGGCCCCGGCGGTGAGGTGCCGATCCTGTTGTGGAACGAGGCCGAGCAGAAGGTCTCGGTGGTCTCCGGCCAGGGAGTGGCACCCGCCGCCGCCACGGTCGACCGTTTCACCGGCCTCGGGCTGGACCTCGTGCCCGGCACCGGCCTGCTCGCCGCAACGGTGCCCGGGGCGTTCGGCGCCTGGATGCTCATGCTCGAACGCTGGGGCACCTGGACGCTGGCCGACGTGCTGGAGCCCGTGATCTCCTACGCCGAGAACGGCGTCCCGGTCCTGGACCGCGTCGCCGGCACGATCGAGGCCGTGGAGCAGATGTTCACCGAGGACTGGCCCACCTCCGCCGCGACCTGGCTGCCGGACGGCCGCGTTCCCGAGGCCGGATCCCGGCTGGCCAACCCCGTGCTCGCCGCCACCTACCGGCGGCTGGTCGCCGAGGCCGAGGCCGCCTCCCCCACCCGGGAGGGGCAGATCGCCGCCGCCCGCGACAGCTGGTACCGCGGCTTCGTCGCCGAGGCGATCGCGAAGTTCTGCGCCGAGACGGCCTGGAAGGACACCTCGGGGAAGGTCCACGGCGGCCTGCTCACCGCCGAGGACCTCGCGGGCTGGGAGGCCACCGTCGAGGATCCCCTGACCTTCGACTACCACGGGCACACCGTGTGCAAGACCGGGCCGTGGGGGCAGGGTCCCGCCTTCCTGCAGCAGCTCGCGCTGCTGTCCGGGTTCGACCTGTCCGGCATGGGGCATCTCAGCGCCGACTACATCCACACGATCATCGAATGCTCGAAGCTCGCGTTCGCCGACCGTGAGGCCTGGTACGGCGACCCCGATCACGCCGACGTCCCCGTCGAGACGCTGCTCGGGGAGGCCTACAACGCCGAGAGGCGGGCCCTGGTCGGTCCCCTGGCCGATGCCGGCGCCCTGCGGCCCGGCTCCCCGGACGGGCGGGCCCCCCGGCTCACCACGCGGGCTCCGGGCGACACGGCGCCCGCCGGAACCACCTCGTTCGCCGGCGCCGGCGAGCCGACCGTCCGTTCCGACGGGCGGGTCCGCGGCGACACCTGCCACCTGGACGTCGTGGACCGGCACGGCAACATGGTCTCGGCGACTCCCAGCGGCGGCTGGCTGCAGAGCTCGCCGACGATTCCCGACCTCGGCTTCTGCCTCGGCACCAGGGCTCAGATGTTCTGGCTGGAGGAGGGGCTGCCGAACTCCCTGCGTCCGGGCGCCCGTCCTCGCACGACCCTGTCGCCGTCCTTCGCCCTCCGCGACGGCAAGCCGTGGATGGCCTTCGGCACCCCGGGCGGCGACCAGCAGGACCAGTGGAGCCTGAACTTCTTCCTGTCCGTCGTGCACGGCGGCCTGAACCTCCAGGAGGCCGTGGACGCGCCCATGTTCCACTCCGAGCACTTCCCGAGCTCGTTCTTCCCCCGTGAGTCCCGGCCCGGCGTGATGATGATCGAGGATCGGGTGGACCCCGCCGTCGTGGAGGAGCTGCGGCGGCGCGGGCACCAGGTGGAGGTCCAGGAGTCCTGGTCGCTCGGCCGCCTCAGCGCCGTCACCAGGGACGCCGAGCCCTCCGGCTTCCTGCGGGCCGCGGCCAACCCGCGAGGCGCTCAGGGCTACGCGGCGGGACGCTAG
- a CDS encoding ABC transporter ATP-binding protein, whose translation MSLLEITDLTVGFDTEDGTVHAVKGVSFSVERGEILALCGESGCGKSVTAMAVPRLLPPATTRLSGSIKLDGQELTVLPEPEMRRIRGKEVAVVFQEPMTSLNPSFTVGYQITEVLRRHERLSARAARARAVELLELVGIPAPVRRVKEYPHQLSGGMRQRVMIAIAVACSPQLLIADEPTTALDVTIQAGVLDVFRDLRDRLGTAIILITHDLGVVADIADRAVVMYAGRAVEQAPVEELFARPRHPYSLGLMRALPTAAVVGADGRRRLTEIPGLVPSPLKDPQECAFHPRCPSAQADCAASRPPLERYGNAHLAACFHPGGHP comes from the coding sequence ATGAGTCTCCTTGAGATCACCGATCTCACGGTCGGCTTCGACACCGAGGACGGCACGGTACACGCCGTCAAGGGTGTGTCGTTCAGCGTGGAACGGGGCGAGATCCTCGCGCTGTGCGGCGAGTCCGGTTGCGGCAAGTCGGTCACCGCGATGGCGGTGCCCCGGCTGCTGCCGCCCGCCACGACCCGCCTGTCAGGGTCGATCAAGCTCGACGGGCAGGAGCTCACGGTCCTGCCCGAGCCGGAGATGCGGCGGATACGCGGCAAGGAGGTCGCGGTCGTCTTCCAGGAGCCGATGACCTCCCTGAACCCGTCGTTCACGGTCGGCTACCAGATCACCGAGGTGCTGCGCCGGCACGAACGCCTGTCCGCGCGGGCCGCCCGCGCCCGCGCCGTCGAACTGCTGGAACTGGTGGGAATCCCCGCCCCCGTCCGGAGGGTCAAGGAGTATCCGCACCAGCTGTCGGGCGGGATGCGCCAGCGGGTGATGATCGCCATCGCGGTGGCCTGCTCACCCCAGCTGCTGATCGCCGACGAACCGACCACGGCGCTGGACGTGACGATCCAGGCGGGCGTGCTCGACGTCTTCCGCGACCTGCGGGACCGGCTCGGCACCGCGATCATCCTGATCACCCACGATCTGGGGGTGGTCGCCGACATCGCCGACCGGGCCGTGGTCATGTACGCGGGCCGGGCCGTCGAGCAGGCGCCGGTCGAGGAACTGTTCGCCCGGCCCCGCCACCCCTACTCGCTGGGGCTGATGCGGGCCCTCCCCACGGCCGCGGTCGTCGGGGCGGACGGGCGCAGGCGGCTCACCGAGATCCCCGGCCTGGTGCCCTCACCGCTCAAAGACCCGCAGGAGTGCGCGTTCCACCCGCGATGCCCGTCGGCCCAGGCCGACTGCGCGGCCTCCCGTCCCCCGCTGGAGCGGTACGGGAACGCGCATCTGGCCGCCTGCTTCCACCCCGGAGGTCACCCGTGA
- a CDS encoding ABC transporter substrate-binding protein: MRSPISFRGLVVALAVSPLVLTACGGGGSGGGGGAPAPSVSGAGADDRQVKSGGTLTVALNADPDALDPSLSTTLVGREVFVNMCEKLYDIDATSALVPQLASALPDVSEDGKTITIKLRSGVKFNDGTTLDAAAVKKSLDRHRTWEKSSRQADLAAVEEVTVVDPETVSLSLSRAFTPLTAQLADRAGMIMSPKALDSEGDNFGASPVCVGPFKFAGRTSGSEIRLERAPDYYDAAKVKLDKLTYKVIVDPNVRAANLKSGDVQVADQLATTTVAGIQSDPNLGVVSGGGLGFYGFTINVGNANGATEKPGKVDTALAGDPLLREAFELSLDRDVINKTVYNGLHEPDCFPLPLKSPYRSPDLKCPAHDPAKAKQLVAQSGVKTPIPVTLLSPNDATNQRLAQVIQQMVKDAGFAVTVQTAEFVTTLEQGREGKFDVFLNGWSGRVDPDGNVTNLITSGGTNNFGGMSDPGIDDPIKEAAATGDVDQRRDLYTKAVQKAAEIRSVVYLYHNKYYLGMNKNVAGVKYYEDGLPRFTTAGLVQ; the protein is encoded by the coding sequence ATGCGATCCCCCATAAGCTTCCGCGGGCTGGTTGTGGCCCTCGCCGTGTCACCCTTAGTGCTCACCGCCTGCGGTGGAGGCGGGAGCGGTGGCGGGGGCGGTGCGCCCGCGCCCTCCGTTTCCGGCGCCGGGGCCGACGACCGTCAGGTCAAGAGCGGCGGAACCCTCACCGTCGCGCTCAACGCGGACCCGGACGCCTTGGACCCGAGCTTGTCGACGACCCTCGTGGGCCGCGAGGTGTTTGTGAACATGTGCGAGAAGCTCTATGACATCGACGCCACCTCCGCGCTTGTTCCCCAGTTGGCATCCGCGCTGCCGGACGTTTCGGAGGACGGCAAGACCATCACGATCAAGCTGCGGAGCGGCGTCAAGTTCAACGACGGCACGACGTTGGACGCCGCCGCGGTCAAGAAGTCGCTGGACCGCCACCGCACATGGGAGAAGTCGTCCCGCCAGGCCGACCTGGCCGCGGTGGAGGAGGTGACCGTCGTGGACCCGGAGACCGTGAGTCTCTCCCTGTCGCGCGCCTTCACCCCGCTGACCGCGCAGCTCGCCGACCGCGCGGGCATGATCATGTCGCCGAAGGCCCTGGACAGCGAGGGCGACAACTTCGGGGCCAGTCCCGTCTGCGTCGGACCGTTCAAGTTCGCCGGACGCACCTCCGGCAGCGAGATCCGTCTGGAGCGCGCGCCGGACTACTACGACGCCGCGAAGGTCAAGCTCGACAAGCTCACCTACAAGGTCATCGTCGACCCGAACGTGCGGGCCGCCAACCTCAAGTCCGGTGACGTCCAGGTGGCCGACCAGCTGGCCACCACCACCGTGGCCGGCATTCAGAGCGACCCCAACCTGGGGGTGGTCTCCGGCGGCGGACTGGGCTTCTACGGCTTCACGATCAACGTGGGCAACGCCAACGGCGCCACGGAGAAGCCGGGCAAGGTCGACACGGCACTGGCCGGCGACCCCCTGCTCCGCGAGGCCTTCGAGCTGTCCCTCGACCGGGACGTGATCAACAAGACGGTCTACAACGGCCTGCACGAGCCGGACTGCTTCCCCCTCCCGCTGAAGAGCCCCTACCGCTCCCCCGACCTCAAGTGCCCCGCGCACGACCCGGCCAAGGCCAAGCAGCTGGTCGCGCAGAGCGGGGTGAAGACCCCGATCCCGGTGACCCTGCTCTCGCCGAACGACGCGACCAACCAGCGTCTGGCCCAGGTGATCCAGCAGATGGTCAAGGACGCGGGATTCGCCGTCACCGTGCAGACGGCCGAGTTCGTCACCACCCTGGAGCAGGGCAGGGAGGGCAAGTTCGACGTCTTCCTCAACGGGTGGTCCGGCCGGGTCGACCCCGACGGCAACGTCACCAACCTGATCACCAGCGGCGGCACGAACAACTTCGGCGGCATGTCCGACCCGGGGATCGACGACCCCATCAAGGAGGCCGCGGCGACCGGCGACGTCGACCAGCGCCGTGACCTGTACACCAAGGCGGTCCAGAAGGCGGCCGAGATCCGCAGCGTCGTCTACCTGTACCACAACAAGTACTACCTGGGCATGAACAAGAACGTCGCCGGCGTGAAGTACTACGAGGACGGGCTCCCGCGGTTCACCACCGCCGGGCTCGTCCAGTAG
- a CDS encoding ABC transporter permease, with translation MIWFVLRRGGAALIVLFLASVLIFLGIRALPGDPALVMAGEDATPQAVAAIRHAYGLDKPLPTQYVDYVGQVLSGNLGRSTQDQLPVGQILLERLPVTLELSALALLVAITIGVLSGIVAAVRRGRVADYVATGFGLIGLSVPHFWLGLLGILLFSVTLRWLPASGFVPFTQDPVGNLQRMVLPALVLGTGFAAVLMRQTRSAMLGALSADYVRTARSKGLTETKVVGAHALRNSLTTVITVLGLQLGALISGAVVVEQIFVLPGFGKLTIDAVLTRNYPVIQAVVLVTVTGYVLVNLLVDITYALLNPRVRLSGGSRD, from the coding sequence ATGATCTGGTTCGTCCTTCGCCGAGGCGGGGCGGCGCTGATCGTGCTGTTCCTGGCCAGCGTCCTGATCTTTCTGGGGATCAGGGCGCTGCCCGGCGACCCCGCACTGGTGATGGCCGGTGAGGACGCGACGCCCCAGGCGGTCGCGGCCATCCGCCACGCCTACGGTCTCGACAAGCCCCTGCCCACGCAGTACGTCGACTATGTCGGCCAGGTGCTGAGCGGCAATCTCGGCCGCTCCACCCAGGACCAGCTGCCCGTGGGGCAGATCCTCCTGGAGCGCCTGCCCGTGACGCTGGAGTTGTCCGCTCTGGCCCTGCTGGTGGCGATCACGATCGGCGTGCTGTCCGGCATCGTCGCCGCCGTACGGCGCGGCCGGGTCGCCGACTACGTCGCCACCGGGTTCGGCCTGATCGGGCTGTCCGTCCCGCACTTCTGGCTCGGGCTGCTCGGCATCCTGCTGTTCTCGGTCACCCTGCGCTGGCTGCCCGCTTCCGGGTTCGTCCCCTTCACGCAGGACCCGGTGGGCAACCTGCAGCGCATGGTGCTGCCGGCCCTGGTGCTCGGCACCGGGTTCGCCGCCGTGCTGATGCGGCAGACCCGGTCGGCGATGCTCGGAGCGCTGTCGGCCGACTACGTCAGGACCGCCCGGTCCAAGGGCCTGACGGAGACCAAGGTCGTCGGCGCGCACGCCCTGCGCAACAGCCTGACCACCGTGATCACCGTGCTCGGCCTGCAACTCGGGGCCCTGATCAGCGGCGCGGTGGTCGTCGAGCAGATATTCGTGCTTCCCGGATTCGGGAAGCTGACCATCGACGCGGTCCTCACCCGCAACTATCCGGTGATCCAGGCCGTCGTCCTGGTCACGGTCACCGGTTACGTGCTGGTCAACCTCCTCGTCGACATCACCTACGCGCTACTCAATCCGCGGGTCCGGCTGTCGGGAGGCTCTCGTGACTGA
- a CDS encoding C40 family peptidase produces MLVGTFLLLNGSASAPALPAPPNRLTAIAYAIEAGQYQPGWRGGEIPYSWGGGHGEVPGPSFGTCEGYSGSIRPCPATRTRGLDCSGLARWVYQLAYGRDVLGPGNTNDHVRRLTRISAAMARPGDLVFYGKVGTRPFYGKVGARKVRTHHVGVYVGEGKMINALRTGTGIRVDPITAVKGFAGYYRFP; encoded by the coding sequence GTGCTTGTGGGAACGTTCCTGCTCCTCAACGGCTCCGCCTCGGCTCCGGCCCTGCCCGCCCCGCCGAACCGGCTCACCGCCATCGCGTACGCCATCGAGGCCGGGCAGTACCAGCCGGGCTGGCGCGGCGGTGAGATCCCCTACTCCTGGGGCGGCGGCCACGGCGAAGTCCCCGGCCCCTCCTTCGGCACGTGTGAGGGATACAGCGGCTCGATCCGGCCGTGCCCGGCCACCAGGACCCGCGGCCTCGACTGCTCCGGGCTGGCCAGGTGGGTCTACCAGCTCGCCTACGGGCGGGACGTGCTGGGGCCGGGCAACACCAACGACCACGTCCGGCGGCTCACCAGGATCTCCGCCGCCATGGCCCGTCCGGGGGATCTCGTCTTCTACGGCAAGGTCGGCACACGCCCGTTCTACGGCAAGGTCGGCGCGCGTAAGGTGAGGACCCACCATGTGGGCGTCTACGTCGGTGAGGGCAAAATGATCAATGCACTCAGGACCGGCACCGGGATCCGGGTCGACCCCATCACGGCGGTCAAGGGTTTCGCCGGTTACTACCGTTTCCCATAG
- a CDS encoding RDD family protein: protein MSSSQQPRWTQTWLGGVRSAGVDLGYPGERLGLPREGSGSVAGFGRRIGAIVIDWLICTWAITQGLLQINPVQNVWVPILIFAAEYVLLVGTMGMTFGMRLLRVRVAALDGGQPGFVFVLIRTLLLCLAVPALIWDRDQRGLHDRAANTVVVRM from the coding sequence ATGAGCAGCAGTCAGCAGCCCCGTTGGACCCAGACCTGGCTCGGGGGCGTCAGATCGGCAGGAGTCGACCTGGGCTATCCCGGAGAGCGGCTCGGGCTGCCCCGGGAGGGCAGCGGTTCGGTGGCCGGATTCGGCCGCAGGATCGGCGCCATCGTGATCGACTGGCTGATCTGCACCTGGGCCATCACCCAGGGACTCCTGCAAATCAATCCCGTCCAGAACGTCTGGGTTCCGATCCTGATCTTCGCGGCGGAATACGTCCTGCTGGTCGGGACCATGGGCATGACCTTCGGCATGCGCCTGCTCCGCGTCCGGGTCGCCGCGCTCGACGGCGGGCAACCCGGGTTCGTCTTCGTGCTGATCCGCACCCTGCTGCTGTGCCTGGCCGTACCGGCTCTCATCTGGGACCGTGACCAGCGAGGCCTGCACGACCGCGCGGCGAACACCGTGGTCGTGCGTATGTGA